From a single Cupriavidus taiwanensis LMG 19424 genomic region:
- the hutG gene encoding formimidoylglutamase → MSDLAEFAPVTEATAATGPDTVWRGRRDTGEAGDTRRLFDIVAGPDTPRTPGVPVLLGFCCDAGVVRNQGRPGAAGGPREIRRALAGVPAHGIGRLIDGGDVHCEGDALEHAQQRLGQAVAAELAVGAWPLVLGGGHEVAWGTWQGLRMHLDARGDRGRVLIVNLDAHFDLRASRPGSSGTPFDQIAADCRQRGLPFDYACLGVSRLANTAALFARAHALGVRHVEDTELQERHLDARLAELERWVADADHVYLSIDLDVLPAAVMPGVSAPAAYGVPLAVVEAIATLLRDSGKLRVADIAEFNPLYDRDGCGARVAARLGYRLVGG, encoded by the coding sequence ATGAGCGACCTGGCAGAGTTCGCGCCGGTGACGGAGGCGACGGCCGCCACCGGCCCCGATACGGTCTGGCGCGGCCGCCGCGATACCGGCGAGGCCGGCGACACCCGTCGCCTGTTCGATATCGTCGCCGGTCCCGACACGCCGCGCACGCCCGGCGTGCCGGTGCTGCTCGGCTTCTGCTGCGACGCCGGCGTGGTGCGCAACCAGGGCCGGCCCGGCGCCGCCGGCGGCCCGCGCGAGATCCGCCGCGCGCTGGCCGGCGTGCCGGCGCACGGCATCGGCCGCCTGATCGACGGCGGCGACGTCCACTGCGAAGGCGATGCGCTGGAGCACGCTCAGCAGCGGCTCGGGCAAGCCGTCGCCGCCGAACTGGCGGTCGGCGCCTGGCCGCTGGTGCTGGGCGGCGGGCACGAAGTGGCCTGGGGCACGTGGCAGGGCCTGCGCATGCACCTGGACGCGCGCGGCGACCGCGGCCGCGTGCTGATCGTCAACCTCGACGCGCACTTCGACCTGCGCGCCAGCCGCCCCGGCAGCTCCGGCACGCCGTTCGACCAGATCGCCGCCGACTGCCGCCAGCGCGGACTGCCGTTCGACTACGCCTGCCTGGGCGTCAGCCGGCTCGCCAATACCGCCGCGCTGTTTGCGCGCGCGCACGCGCTGGGCGTGCGCCATGTCGAGGACACCGAACTGCAGGAGCGCCACCTCGACGCGCGCCTGGCCGAGCTGGAGCGCTGGGTCGCCGATGCCGACCACGTCTACCTGAGCATCGACCTCGACGTGCTGCCCGCCGCGGTGATGCCCGGCGTCTCGGCCCCGGCCGCGTACGGCGTACCGCTGGCGGTGGTCGAGGCCATCGCCACGCTGCTGCGCGACAGCGGCAAGCTGCGTGTGGCGGACATTGCCGAGTTCAACCCGCTGTACGACCGCGACGGCTGTGGCGCGCGGGTGGCGGCGCGCCTGGGCTATCGGCTGGTGGGCGGCTGA
- a CDS encoding MFS transporter: MPPDITAPAYDGAAGAQAGAHTAALSRTRAIAAITIGNGLEFYDFVVYSFFATLIGRLYFPVDNPTGQLLMSFATFGVGFLMRPLGGLLIGMYADRAGRKPAVALTLWLMGLSSLIFVVTPPYAQIGILAPVMVVIARLVQGFAIGGEMGASTALLLEYADDRTRGFYTAWQPFSQGLAALLGAVTGLVLSNVLAPAELESWGWRLAFLIGILVIPVGLLIRRRLEETATPAHHAEHAEQWPLLRRHAREVFASILLMIGLASSTYIVVYYLSNYAVSVLKMPLSLGIWAGCVAAAVQVALSPFAGWLADRVGRKPVVLWSRVALLAMVYPAFVLINAEPSLARLLVVVACLSVPMSMTAPASMVLVSEVLPKRLRATGLSIAYCVAIAIFGGFAQYFSTQLIQATGNANAPALYVIGCGLVSLLGLLMVPETLGRRLK, encoded by the coding sequence ATGCCACCCGATATCACCGCGCCCGCCTACGATGGTGCCGCCGGCGCCCAGGCCGGTGCTCACACCGCCGCCCTGTCGCGCACGCGCGCGATTGCCGCCATCACCATCGGCAACGGCCTCGAGTTCTACGATTTCGTCGTCTACAGCTTCTTTGCCACGCTGATCGGCCGCCTGTACTTCCCCGTCGACAACCCCACCGGCCAGCTGCTGATGTCGTTCGCCACCTTCGGCGTCGGCTTCCTGATGCGTCCGCTGGGCGGCCTGCTGATCGGCATGTACGCCGACCGCGCCGGCCGCAAGCCGGCGGTGGCGCTGACGCTGTGGCTGATGGGCCTGAGCTCGCTGATCTTCGTGGTCACGCCGCCGTACGCGCAGATCGGCATCCTCGCCCCGGTCATGGTGGTGATCGCGCGGCTGGTGCAGGGCTTCGCCATCGGCGGCGAGATGGGCGCCTCCACCGCGCTGCTGCTGGAATACGCCGACGACCGCACGCGTGGCTTCTATACCGCCTGGCAGCCGTTCAGCCAGGGCCTGGCCGCGCTGCTGGGCGCCGTTACCGGCCTGGTGCTGAGCAACGTGCTGGCACCGGCCGAACTGGAATCGTGGGGCTGGCGCCTGGCCTTCCTGATCGGCATCCTGGTGATCCCGGTCGGCCTGCTGATCCGCCGCCGCCTGGAAGAGACCGCCACCCCCGCCCATCACGCCGAACACGCCGAGCAATGGCCGCTGCTGCGCCGCCATGCGCGCGAAGTCTTTGCCAGCATCCTGCTGATGATCGGCCTGGCCTCTTCCACTTACATCGTGGTCTACTACCTCAGCAACTACGCCGTGAGCGTGCTGAAGATGCCGCTGTCGCTCGGCATCTGGGCGGGCTGCGTCGCCGCGGCGGTGCAGGTGGCGCTGTCGCCGTTCGCCGGCTGGCTGGCCGACCGCGTCGGCCGCAAGCCCGTGGTGCTGTGGTCGCGGGTGGCGCTGCTGGCGATGGTCTATCCGGCCTTCGTACTGATCAATGCCGAGCCTTCGCTGGCGCGGCTGCTGGTGGTGGTGGCCTGCCTGTCGGTGCCGATGTCGATGACCGCGCCGGCATCGATGGTGCTGGTCAGCGAGGTGCTGCCCAAGCGCCTGCGCGCCACCGGCCTGTCGATCGCCTACTGCGTCGCCATCGCCATCTTCGGCGGCTTTGCCCAGTACTTCTCGACCCAGTTGATCCAGGCCACCGGCAACGCCAACGCCCCGGCGCTGTACGTGATCGGCTGCGGCCTGGTGTCGCTGCTCGGCCTGCTGATGGTGCCCGAAACGCTGGGACGCCGGCTGAAATGA
- the hutU gene encoding urocanate hydratase, with amino-acid sequence MTQTPTHSTRFRDTEIRAPRGTTLTAKSWLTEAPLRMLMNNLDPEVAENPKELVVYGGIGRAARNWECYDRIVDALTRLEDDQTLLVQSGKPVGVFRTHRDAPRVLIANSNLVPHWANWEHFNELDAKGLAMYGQMTAGSWIYIGSQGIVQGTYETFVEAGRQHYNGDLKGRWVLTAGLGGMGGAQPLAATLAGACSLNIECQQSRIDFRLKTRYVDEQATDLDDALARIDRYTSQGKAISIALCANAAEVLPELVRRGVRPDMVTDQTSAHDPLNGYLPAGWSWDEYRERAQREPAVVVKAAKASMAAHVRAMLDFQKQGVPTFDYGNNIRQMAKEEGVANAFDFPGFVPAYIRPLFCRGIGPFRWAALSGDPQDIYKTDAKVKELIPDDAHLHRWLDMARERISFQGLPARICWVGLGLRARLGLAFNEMVRSGELSAPIVIGRDHLDSGSVASPNRETEAMQDGSDAVSDWPLLNALLNTASGATWVSLHHGGGVGMGFSQHSGVVIVCDGTDEAAARIARVLHNDPATGVMRHADAGYQIAVDCAREQGLDLPMLRD; translated from the coding sequence GTGACCCAGACCCCCACCCATTCCACCCGTTTCCGCGACACCGAAATCCGCGCCCCGCGCGGCACCACGCTGACGGCCAAAAGCTGGCTGACCGAAGCGCCGCTGCGCATGCTGATGAACAACCTCGATCCCGAGGTGGCGGAGAACCCGAAGGAACTGGTGGTCTACGGCGGCATCGGCCGCGCCGCGCGCAACTGGGAATGCTATGACCGCATCGTCGACGCCCTGACCCGCCTGGAGGACGACCAGACCCTGCTGGTGCAATCGGGCAAGCCGGTCGGCGTGTTCCGCACCCATCGCGACGCGCCGCGCGTGCTGATCGCCAACTCCAACCTGGTGCCTCACTGGGCCAACTGGGAACACTTCAACGAGCTCGATGCCAAGGGCCTGGCCATGTACGGCCAGATGACCGCCGGCAGCTGGATCTACATCGGCAGCCAGGGCATCGTGCAGGGCACGTATGAAACTTTTGTCGAAGCCGGCCGCCAGCACTACAACGGCGACCTGAAGGGCCGCTGGGTGCTGACCGCGGGCCTGGGCGGCATGGGCGGCGCGCAGCCGCTGGCCGCGACGCTGGCCGGCGCGTGCTCGCTCAATATCGAATGCCAGCAGAGCCGCATCGATTTCCGCCTCAAGACCCGCTACGTCGACGAGCAGGCCACCGACCTGGATGACGCGCTGGCCCGCATCGACCGCTACACCTCGCAAGGCAAGGCGATCTCGATCGCGCTGTGCGCCAATGCCGCCGAAGTGCTGCCCGAACTGGTGCGCCGCGGCGTGCGCCCGGACATGGTCACCGACCAGACCAGCGCGCACGACCCGCTCAATGGCTACCTGCCCGCTGGCTGGAGCTGGGACGAATACCGCGAGCGCGCGCAGCGCGAGCCGGCCGTGGTGGTGAAGGCCGCCAAGGCCTCGATGGCCGCGCATGTGCGCGCCATGCTGGACTTCCAGAAGCAGGGCGTGCCGACCTTCGACTACGGCAACAATATCCGCCAGATGGCCAAGGAAGAAGGCGTGGCGAACGCTTTCGACTTCCCCGGCTTCGTGCCCGCCTATATCCGCCCGCTGTTCTGCCGCGGCATCGGCCCGTTCCGCTGGGCCGCGCTGTCGGGCGATCCGCAGGACATCTACAAGACCGACGCCAAGGTCAAGGAACTGATCCCCGATGACGCGCACCTGCACCGCTGGCTCGACATGGCGCGCGAGCGCATCAGCTTCCAGGGCCTGCCGGCGCGGATCTGCTGGGTTGGCCTGGGCCTGCGCGCCAGGCTGGGCCTGGCGTTCAACGAAATGGTCCGCAGCGGCGAGCTGTCGGCGCCGATCGTGATCGGCCGCGACCACCTGGACTCGGGCTCGGTCGCCAGCCCCAACCGCGAGACCGAGGCCATGCAGGACGGCTCGGACGCCGTGTCCGACTGGCCGCTGCTGAACGCGCTGCTGAACACCGCCAGCGGCGCCACCTGGGTCTCGCTGCACCACGGCGGCGGCGTGGGCATGGGCTTCTCGCAGCATTCCGGCGTGGTCATCGTGTGCGACGGCACCGATGAAGCCGCCGCGCGCATCGCCCGCGTGCTGCACAACGACCCCGCCACCGGCGTGATGCGCCATGCCGACGCCGGCTACCAGATCGCCGTCGACTGCGCTCGAGAGCAGGGGCTGGACCTGCCGATGCTGCGCGACTGA
- the hutC gene encoding histidine utilization repressor, whose translation MPAPLYARVKQHISSRIADGSWPPHHRVPSETELVEALGVSRMTVHRALRELTAEGMLVRLQGVGTFVAEPKRRTALYAVNNIADDIAARGHRHRARVVSLEAERAGPAQAAALEVALDARVFHSVIVHYEDDVAIQLEDRYVNAVVAPDYLAQDFSSETPYQYLSRIAPLTEGEHVVEAVLALPEECELLAIARGEPCLLIRRRTWSAGRVVTSVRLVHPGSLHRLEGRFTS comes from the coding sequence ATGCCGGCGCCGCTGTACGCGCGCGTCAAGCAGCACATCAGCAGCCGGATTGCTGACGGCAGCTGGCCGCCCCATCACCGCGTGCCGTCCGAGACCGAGCTGGTCGAGGCGCTAGGCGTCAGCCGCATGACGGTGCACCGCGCGCTGCGCGAGCTGACCGCCGAGGGCATGCTGGTGCGGCTGCAGGGCGTCGGCACCTTCGTTGCGGAACCCAAGCGGCGCACCGCGCTGTACGCGGTCAACAATATCGCCGACGACATCGCCGCGCGCGGACACCGCCATCGCGCCCGCGTGGTCAGCCTGGAAGCCGAGCGCGCCGGGCCGGCGCAGGCCGCGGCACTGGAAGTCGCACTGGACGCGCGCGTATTCCACTCGGTGATCGTCCACTACGAGGACGACGTCGCCATCCAGCTGGAAGACCGCTATGTCAACGCCGTAGTCGCGCCGGACTACCTGGCGCAGGACTTCAGCAGCGAAACCCCATACCAGTACCTGTCGCGCATCGCCCCGCTGACCGAGGGCGAGCACGTGGTCGAGGCCGTGCTGGCGCTGCCGGAAGAGTGCGAACTGCTGGCCATCGCGCGCGGCGAGCCGTGCCTGCTGATCCGCCGCCGCACCTGGTCCGCGGGCCGCGTGGTGACGTCGGTGCGGCTGGTGCATCCGGGTTCGCTGCATCGGCTGGAAGGCCGGTTCACGTCCTAG
- a CDS encoding diguanylate cyclase encodes MTPDTAPPIHPAAPAPSAAPRRWLPLLLAGACYFVLAAAALWLARLPGTVASVWLPNAFGLGLLLQRPRAEGPWLLAGMLVASVLANHGAGDSIGTALMLTGANLAEMLSALLLLRLLDRHGFTGRHGPLAEFAVMLAVGGILAPMVGATAGAAAIAAVQGSRFAPVWWTWWQASALGMALLLPMMLSTTAVRVRAAVARPMLAPQAGALALSLAIGALAQWQGHDPFAAMSLPLVLLALAGNPFATALLALVATLCLQALMLLSHRHEAVPLSAAVIMVLPVCIAYLTEQNRHGRASLRSSDKRFRQAMEHSAIGMALVDMDGRWQTVNRAMTELLGYSAAELRELSYQQLTHPDDLTGDLRQVANLLSGKVEAYRLEKRYRHKDGHYRWVLLAVSLVRDEQTGEPQHFITQVEDIHARKLAQQELERLSRRIQLAVEAGGVGIWEWDLAGAGITWDARMHALHGTDPAAGAPLPEQWIALLHPDDVSRVRGEMRLAIRGDAPFDTEYRIVRPGGEVRHVRAMAMATRGADGTAQALVGTNWDTTEQRRLTEALFEEKERLHITLRSIGDAVICTDATMHVTFMNPIAEQLTGWTMAAATGLPLERVFRIVDESTGEPIPSPVEACLRTLTPAYLQEGAVLQSLTGERHDVQDSAAPVLTARGEVLGAVLVFQDITAARALQRELARSAMHDALTGLPNRTWFEKRLRESCDAARLHGHRAALCFIDLDRFKIVNDTAGHGAGDVLLRELGYLIRNHVRPDDVLARLGGDEFALLLKDCTVDQAEQVCQGVIDAIRGRRFPWEGRVYDVGASIGIAAIDLDVPPVSELMSRADVACYAAKAAGRSRVSVYRRDESDARRHHRELEVAAGIHSALEANRFRLFAQEIRALQPEQNEDGSGHRHIEILVRMVDEHGELILPGAFIPAAERYDLMGHVDRWVIRNVLRGYGERLRAVPGLSVSINLSANSLGEPFLLPFLHAELEASALPAHRIRLEITETALINNMAAANRLVAEMRRAGCTVSLDDFGSGLSSFAYLKQFPVDFLKIDGSFIRQLADNAVDREIVSSINDIGHRLGVRTVAEWVEDERTLDALRAIGVDYAQGYAIGRPVALDVFLAGCAQRNAQAS; translated from the coding sequence ATGACGCCCGACACGGCTCCGCCGATCCACCCGGCCGCTCCAGCCCCTTCCGCCGCGCCGCGCCGATGGCTGCCCTTGCTGCTGGCGGGCGCCTGCTACTTCGTGCTGGCCGCGGCGGCGCTGTGGCTGGCGCGGTTGCCCGGCACCGTGGCCTCGGTGTGGCTGCCCAATGCGTTCGGGCTGGGCCTGCTGCTGCAGCGGCCGCGCGCGGAGGGGCCGTGGCTGCTGGCCGGCATGCTGGTGGCCAGCGTGCTGGCCAACCACGGCGCCGGCGACAGCATCGGCACCGCGCTGATGCTGACCGGTGCCAACCTGGCGGAGATGTTGTCCGCGCTGCTGCTGTTGCGCCTGCTGGACCGGCATGGCTTTACCGGACGCCACGGGCCGCTGGCCGAATTCGCGGTGATGCTGGCGGTCGGGGGCATCCTGGCGCCGATGGTCGGCGCCACGGCGGGCGCGGCTGCCATCGCCGCGGTTCAGGGCAGCCGCTTCGCGCCGGTGTGGTGGACGTGGTGGCAGGCCAGCGCGCTGGGCATGGCGCTGCTGCTGCCGATGATGCTGTCGACGACGGCGGTGCGGGTGCGCGCCGCCGTCGCGCGGCCGATGCTGGCGCCGCAGGCAGGCGCGCTGGCGCTGAGCCTGGCCATCGGGGCCCTGGCGCAATGGCAGGGGCACGACCCGTTCGCCGCGATGTCGCTGCCGCTGGTGCTGCTGGCGCTGGCCGGCAATCCCTTCGCCACCGCGCTGCTGGCGCTGGTGGCCACGCTGTGCCTGCAGGCACTGATGCTGCTGTCGCACCGCCATGAAGCGGTGCCGCTGTCGGCGGCCGTCATCATGGTGCTGCCGGTCTGCATCGCCTACCTGACCGAGCAGAACCGGCACGGCCGCGCCAGCCTGCGCAGCAGCGACAAGCGCTTCCGCCAGGCCATGGAGCATTCGGCGATCGGCATGGCGCTGGTCGACATGGACGGCCGCTGGCAGACCGTCAACCGTGCCATGACCGAGCTGCTCGGCTACAGCGCGGCCGAACTGCGCGAGCTGAGCTACCAGCAGCTGACCCATCCCGACGACCTCACCGGCGACCTGCGCCAGGTCGCCAACCTGTTGTCCGGCAAGGTGGAGGCCTATCGCCTGGAAAAGCGCTACCGCCACAAGGACGGCCACTATCGGTGGGTGCTGCTGGCGGTCTCGCTGGTGCGCGACGAGCAGACCGGCGAGCCGCAGCACTTTATTACGCAGGTAGAGGACATCCACGCGCGCAAGCTGGCCCAGCAAGAGCTGGAACGGTTGTCGCGGCGCATCCAGCTGGCGGTGGAGGCGGGCGGCGTGGGCATCTGGGAGTGGGACCTCGCCGGCGCCGGCATCACCTGGGATGCGCGCATGCATGCGTTGCACGGCACCGATCCCGCCGCCGGCGCGCCGCTGCCGGAGCAATGGATCGCGCTGCTGCATCCTGACGATGTCAGCCGCGTGCGCGGCGAGATGCGCCTGGCCATCCGCGGCGACGCGCCGTTCGACACCGAATACCGCATCGTGCGCCCCGGCGGCGAGGTGCGCCACGTGCGCGCCATGGCGATGGCGACCCGCGGCGCCGACGGCACCGCCCAGGCACTGGTCGGCACCAACTGGGACACCACCGAGCAGCGCCGGCTGACCGAGGCGCTGTTCGAGGAGAAGGAGCGCCTGCATATCACGCTGCGCTCGATCGGCGATGCAGTGATCTGCACCGACGCCACCATGCACGTGACCTTCATGAACCCGATCGCGGAACAGCTGACCGGATGGACCATGGCCGCCGCCACGGGCCTGCCGCTGGAACGGGTCTTCCGCATCGTCGACGAAAGCACCGGCGAGCCCATCCCGAGCCCGGTCGAGGCCTGCCTGCGCACGCTCACGCCGGCCTACCTGCAGGAAGGCGCCGTACTGCAGAGCCTGACCGGCGAGCGCCACGACGTGCAGGACTCCGCCGCGCCGGTGCTGACCGCGCGCGGCGAGGTGCTGGGCGCGGTGCTGGTGTTCCAGGACATCACCGCCGCGCGCGCGCTGCAGCGCGAGCTGGCGCGCTCGGCCATGCATGACGCGCTGACCGGCCTGCCCAACCGCACCTGGTTCGAGAAGCGCCTGCGCGAGTCGTGCGACGCGGCGCGCTTGCACGGCCACCGCGCGGCGCTGTGCTTTATCGACCTGGACCGCTTCAAGATCGTCAACGACACCGCCGGCCACGGCGCCGGCGACGTGCTGCTGCGCGAGCTGGGCTACCTGATCCGCAACCATGTGCGCCCCGACGACGTGCTGGCGCGGCTGGGCGGCGACGAGTTCGCGCTGCTGCTCAAGGACTGCACCGTCGACCAGGCCGAGCAGGTCTGCCAGGGCGTGATCGACGCCATCCGCGGGCGCCGCTTCCCGTGGGAAGGGCGCGTGTACGACGTCGGCGCCAGCATCGGCATCGCCGCCATCGACCTGGACGTGCCGCCGGTCAGCGAACTGATGAGCCGCGCCGACGTGGCCTGCTATGCGGCCAAGGCCGCGGGCCGCAGCCGGGTCTCGGTGTACCGCCGCGACGAGAGCGACGCGCGCCGCCACCACCGCGAGCTGGAAGTGGCCGCCGGCATCCACTCGGCGCTGGAAGCCAACCGCTTCCGCCTGTTCGCGCAGGAGATCCGCGCGCTGCAGCCGGAACAGAACGAAGACGGCAGCGGCCACCGCCATATCGAGATCCTGGTGCGCATGGTCGACGAGCACGGCGAGCTGATCCTGCCCGGCGCTTTCATTCCCGCTGCCGAGCGCTACGACCTGATGGGCCATGTCGACCGCTGGGTCATCCGCAACGTGCTGCGCGGCTACGGCGAGCGGCTGCGCGCGGTGCCGGGGCTGTCGGTGTCGATCAACCTGTCGGCCAACTCGCTGGGCGAGCCCTTCCTGCTGCCGTTCCTGCATGCCGAGCTCGAAGCCAGCGCCCTGCCCGCCCATCGCATCCGGCTGGAGATCACCGAAACCGCGCTGATCAACAACATGGCGGCAGCCAACCGCCTGGTGGCGGAAATGCGGCGCGCCGGGTGCACGGTGTCGCTGGACGACTTCGGCTCGGGCCTGTCGTCGTTTGCCTACCTGAAGCAGTTTCCGGTGGACTTCCTGAAGATCGACGGCAGCTTTATCCGGCAACTGGCCGACAACGCCGTGGACCGCGAGATCGTCAGCTCGATCAACGACATCGGGCACCGGCTGGGCGTGCGCACGGTGGCGGAATGGGTGGAGGACGAACGCACCCTCGATGCGCTGCGCGCGATCGGCGTGGATTACGCGCAGGGTTATGCGATCGGGCGGCCGGTGGCGCTGGACGTGTTCCTGGCCGGCTGCGCGCAGCGCAATGCGCAGGCCTCGTAG
- a CDS encoding nuclear transport factor 2 family protein has product MSAATQSPQVAHAATLADRYLAAWNETDAARRRELIAAAWTETACYVDPLMRGDGHAGIDAMIAAVQAKFPGFRFTRVSPVDAHGEHLRFSWELGPAGEAALVVGTDFATVSADGRLARMTGFIDRAPAGLA; this is encoded by the coding sequence ATGTCCGCTGCCACCCAGTCCCCGCAGGTCGCACACGCCGCCACGCTTGCCGACCGCTACCTCGCCGCCTGGAACGAGACCGATGCCGCGCGCCGGCGCGAGCTGATCGCGGCGGCGTGGACGGAAACGGCGTGCTATGTGGATCCGCTGATGCGGGGCGACGGCCATGCCGGCATCGACGCGATGATCGCCGCGGTGCAGGCGAAGTTTCCCGGTTTCCGCTTCACCCGCGTCAGCCCGGTCGATGCGCACGGGGAACACCTGCGCTTTTCCTGGGAACTGGGCCCCGCCGGCGAAGCCGCGCTGGTGGTCGGCACCGACTTTGCCACGGTGTCGGCCGATGGCCGGCTGGCACGCATGACCGGATTCATCGACCGGGCGCCGGCCGGGCTGGCCTGA
- a CDS encoding c-type cytochrome produces the protein MARILRMAAWGLAGTAVVAAAAAYGAAWVGERKAQRVVEVQVAPVVIREDPASIAHGKYLYESRGCMECHGAGGGGKQVIDDPGGLRVRAPDLTRANPDIAAYQPVDWVRSIRHGVAPSLRPLLIMPSEDYNRLSDEDLGALVGYLRSLPAAMGAPAEITMPWLVRALYGVGVVQDAASKIDHSLPAQAALVPEPTPRYGAYVANVCLGCHGPAFRGGKIPGAPPDWPAAADLRPVPGGAMARYAEPAAFIEMMRSGKRPDGTALSRVMPFDSFGRMNDTELTALYLFLAGLPPS, from the coding sequence ATGGCGCGGATTCTGCGGATGGCGGCATGGGGGCTTGCGGGCACGGCCGTGGTCGCCGCCGCGGCGGCGTACGGCGCGGCATGGGTGGGCGAGCGCAAGGCGCAGCGTGTGGTCGAGGTCCAGGTTGCGCCCGTCGTCATCCGCGAGGACCCCGCGTCCATCGCCCACGGCAAGTACCTGTATGAATCCCGCGGCTGCATGGAGTGCCATGGCGCCGGCGGGGGCGGCAAGCAGGTGATCGACGACCCCGGCGGCCTGCGCGTGCGCGCGCCGGACCTGACGCGCGCCAATCCGGACATCGCCGCCTACCAGCCGGTGGACTGGGTGCGCAGCATCCGCCATGGCGTGGCGCCCTCGCTGCGCCCGCTGCTGATCATGCCCAGCGAAGACTACAACCGGCTGAGCGACGAGGACCTCGGCGCGCTGGTCGGCTATTTGCGCAGCCTGCCCGCGGCGATGGGCGCGCCTGCCGAAATCACCATGCCGTGGCTGGTGCGTGCGCTGTATGGCGTGGGAGTGGTGCAGGACGCGGCGTCCAAGATCGACCATAGCCTGCCGGCGCAGGCCGCGCTGGTGCCCGAGCCGACGCCGCGTTATGGCGCCTATGTGGCCAATGTCTGCCTGGGATGCCACGGGCCGGCGTTCCGTGGCGGCAAGATTCCCGGGGCGCCGCCGGACTGGCCCGCGGCCGCTGACCTGCGCCCCGTGCCCGGCGGCGCGATGGCCCGCTACGCCGAGCCGGCCGCGTTCATCGAGATGATGCGCAGCGGCAAGCGGCCCGACGGCACCGCGCTCAGCCGCGTGATGCCGTTCGATTCTTTCGGGCGCATGAACGATACCGAGCTGACGGCCCTGTACCTGTTCCTGGCGGGCTTGCCGCCATCCTAG